The following proteins are encoded in a genomic region of Chitinivorax tropicus:
- a CDS encoding response regulator: MQQLKHLLPSLLALAIGAAATVIFANYAQQQQAARINTAFQHQVEKFADDLKSQIQMYAHSLDGLRSLFLTNQNPNADEFRRAAMLVTEDQHSIGVVGLGLIRRVSRQDLPSFLEITGAKLGLPIQLKSLSNEAIVRQEHYIVEYAEPMAAHRSSLGLDFRSEVIRRAAVEKATEKGEPAISGPVQMAEGRREIPGIIMVAPVYLSGLAPPTVALRQAEVYGWLYLPINLDVMLEHVIHKDLNALDIAIYDGTKINDRYLIINHDHHDASPTEQHPHGNHLVVAARNQLTHQVQVEVAGRYWTVVATNAEDIETGATHLPNAILTLGAILSLLLGMIVHLVVTGRMRAQRLAESMSQNARTQAERFVLAVEATGEGIFEWIPQTDHLWLAPFWSDRLHCPARELPDHLTTWLAYFPPDEQTRLQALLASLSNPSKNRGECLLRLETCSLSVAALAEHNSDGSVRRIVGSAKDITEKLASEAALIEQERRLQLTIDCAELGIWDWHPHTDQMIVAGHWATMLGYDERRLDQHGQVLRRLIHPDDQAAVEAALQAHFADESAIYTAHFRMLTAPGEWKWVSSIGKVIERDETGSPTRMLGIHVDIDDIKRQEMALEEARQEAEDASRAKSDFLANMSHEIRTPMNAVIGFSNLLSETALTGEQQEYVQSVRVASDALLSLINDILDLSKVESGKLELESIEFDPRQLLESVMGLASERATSKGLELAHLVKPMVPFRLVGDPSRLRQVVLNLVNNAIKFTSKGEVTVRASSDELPNESNRVAFRVEVVDTGIGIPLDVQKKLFKPFSQADASTTRKFGGTGLGLSICQRLIHAMGGTIGLESEEGKGATFYFQIPLPFIDRKIAPLPSADLAGRHCLIIDDNETNRELITLQLADAGMTVEAVSSGDAALARLREQSARFDLAVVDMQMPDMDGLQLGKAIREMPRWAQLPMVMATSMAMHGQGRLAAANGFNSYITKPIRQEQMIECLRLVLNSPGDMPSKELITIRTLAEQAGVAKPFVLLVEDNPVNQRLATLMLQKLNCRIDVASNGEEGLHAAMARQYDLIFMDCQMPVMDGYQATTEIRRLAPPNAVVPIIALTANVFESDRQRCFDVGMNDFLPKPISQTSLEAVVRKWVTAQKQDTLKTSAPPPTTTTPEPVEQPTRDLDDISLDIQSLHGTLEQLSNDLGTSLGEELLVSLRQGLQEGIAQIDAATKAGDPTALRQATHKLKGSTRQLGLTGTANLAEAAEHAVRDGHLDQATTLSRDLSERCQALLENMAQASV; the protein is encoded by the coding sequence ATGCAACAGCTCAAACACCTGCTCCCGTCCTTGCTTGCCCTTGCCATTGGTGCAGCCGCGACGGTGATCTTCGCCAACTATGCGCAGCAGCAACAAGCTGCCCGGATCAATACTGCGTTTCAACACCAGGTTGAGAAATTTGCTGACGATCTGAAGTCACAAATCCAGATGTACGCTCACTCGCTCGACGGGCTGCGCTCCTTGTTTCTGACCAATCAGAATCCGAATGCAGATGAGTTCCGGCGTGCGGCGATGCTGGTGACCGAGGACCAACACAGCATCGGCGTGGTTGGGCTTGGCTTGATCAGGCGGGTATCCAGGCAAGACTTGCCCTCGTTTCTTGAGATCACCGGCGCCAAGCTTGGGTTGCCCATACAGCTGAAATCGCTGTCGAATGAGGCCATCGTCCGGCAGGAGCACTATATCGTCGAGTACGCCGAACCAATGGCCGCGCACCGTTCATCCCTCGGGCTCGATTTCCGTAGCGAGGTCATTCGACGGGCCGCTGTCGAGAAGGCGACAGAGAAAGGTGAGCCGGCGATTTCCGGCCCGGTACAAATGGCAGAGGGTCGCAGGGAGATACCCGGCATCATCATGGTCGCCCCCGTCTATCTGTCGGGCTTGGCCCCACCCACCGTGGCCTTGCGGCAGGCCGAAGTCTATGGCTGGCTCTATCTGCCGATCAATCTGGATGTCATGCTGGAGCACGTCATCCACAAAGATCTCAACGCATTGGATATTGCCATTTATGATGGCACGAAAATCAACGACCGTTACCTGATCATCAACCATGATCACCACGATGCGTCCCCCACGGAGCAGCACCCACATGGTAACCACCTCGTGGTGGCCGCCAGAAATCAACTCACTCACCAGGTGCAGGTAGAGGTCGCGGGCCGTTACTGGACGGTAGTCGCCACCAATGCGGAGGATATTGAAACAGGTGCGACCCACCTGCCCAATGCCATTCTGACGCTCGGTGCCATCTTGAGCCTGTTGCTAGGCATGATCGTCCACTTGGTGGTCACGGGCCGGATGCGCGCACAACGGCTGGCAGAGAGCATGAGTCAGAATGCACGAACCCAGGCTGAGCGATTCGTCTTGGCGGTCGAGGCGACAGGTGAGGGTATTTTTGAATGGATTCCCCAGACTGACCACCTCTGGCTGGCGCCATTCTGGTCAGATCGGCTGCATTGCCCTGCCAGGGAGCTGCCAGATCACCTGACGACATGGCTGGCCTATTTCCCGCCTGATGAGCAAACCCGCCTGCAGGCCTTGCTCGCCTCCCTCAGCAACCCAAGCAAGAATCGGGGCGAATGTCTGCTGCGGCTCGAAACCTGCAGCCTGAGTGTCGCAGCACTGGCCGAGCACAATTCAGATGGGTCGGTCCGGCGGATTGTGGGCTCCGCCAAGGACATCACAGAGAAACTAGCCAGCGAAGCAGCCCTGATCGAGCAGGAGCGCCGCCTGCAGCTGACCATCGATTGCGCCGAGCTGGGCATCTGGGATTGGCACCCTCATACAGATCAAATGATCGTGGCCGGGCATTGGGCAACGATGCTGGGCTACGATGAGCGCCGACTTGATCAACATGGACAAGTGCTCCGCAGGTTGATACACCCCGACGACCAGGCTGCAGTGGAGGCAGCACTGCAGGCTCATTTTGCCGATGAAAGTGCCATCTACACGGCCCATTTCCGCATGTTGACGGCGCCGGGCGAGTGGAAATGGGTCAGCAGTATCGGCAAAGTGATCGAACGTGATGAGACTGGCTCACCCACACGGATGCTGGGAATCCATGTCGATATCGACGACATCAAGCGACAGGAAATGGCATTGGAGGAAGCCCGCCAGGAGGCTGAAGATGCCAGCCGCGCCAAGTCCGACTTCCTGGCTAATATGAGCCATGAAATCCGCACCCCGATGAATGCGGTGATCGGCTTTTCCAACCTGCTGTCTGAAACTGCGCTGACTGGTGAGCAGCAGGAATACGTACAATCTGTGCGGGTGGCCAGCGATGCCTTGTTGTCATTGATCAACGACATCCTGGATCTGTCGAAAGTCGAATCCGGCAAGCTGGAGCTTGAATCCATTGAGTTCGACCCACGACAGTTACTGGAGAGCGTCATGGGCCTGGCATCCGAGCGTGCCACCAGCAAAGGGCTGGAGCTGGCCCACCTGGTGAAGCCGATGGTGCCGTTCCGGCTGGTGGGCGACCCAAGCCGCTTACGACAGGTCGTGCTGAATCTGGTCAACAATGCCATCAAATTCACATCGAAAGGCGAAGTGACCGTGCGAGCCAGCTCGGATGAGCTGCCCAACGAATCGAATCGGGTGGCATTCAGAGTCGAAGTGGTGGATACCGGTATCGGCATTCCACTGGATGTTCAGAAAAAACTATTCAAGCCATTCAGCCAGGCCGATGCCTCGACCACACGCAAATTCGGTGGCACAGGGCTCGGCCTATCGATCTGCCAACGCCTGATTCATGCCATGGGCGGCACAATCGGCCTGGAAAGTGAAGAGGGAAAAGGGGCAACCTTCTATTTTCAAATCCCCTTGCCTTTCATCGACCGGAAAATCGCACCTCTCCCCTCGGCGGATCTTGCCGGTCGGCATTGCCTGATCATCGACGACAACGAAACCAATCGCGAGCTGATCACATTGCAATTGGCCGATGCGGGAATGACCGTCGAGGCTGTCTCCAGTGGTGATGCGGCATTGGCACGCCTGCGGGAGCAATCGGCCCGATTCGATCTGGCGGTGGTGGATATGCAGATGCCGGATATGGATGGCCTGCAATTGGGCAAAGCCATCCGCGAGATGCCCCGCTGGGCGCAGCTGCCGATGGTGATGGCCACATCGATGGCCATGCACGGCCAAGGGCGGCTTGCGGCAGCCAATGGTTTCAATAGCTATATCACCAAGCCTATCCGCCAGGAACAGATGATCGAATGCCTGCGGCTGGTGTTGAATAGCCCTGGCGACATGCCCAGCAAAGAGCTCATCACCATCCGGACGCTGGCTGAGCAAGCAGGTGTCGCCAAGCCTTTTGTGTTGCTGGTGGAGGACAACCCCGTCAACCAACGCCTGGCTACACTGATGCTGCAAAAGCTCAATTGCCGGATTGATGTTGCCAGCAATGGCGAGGAAGGCCTGCATGCCGCCATGGCTCGCCAATACGACCTGATCTTCATGGACTGTCAGATGCCGGTGATGGACGGCTATCAGGCAACCACTGAGATCCGTAGGCTGGCACCGCCCAATGCCGTTGTGCCGATCATTGCCTTGACCGCCAACGTGTTCGAGTCGGATCGACAACGATGCTTTGATGTCGGCATGAATGACTTTCTTCCCAAGCCGATTTCCCAAACCAGCCTGGAAGCTGTCGTGCGCAAGTGGGTCACCGCTCAAAAACAAGACACCTTGAAGACCAGCGCCCCGCCCCCCACCACCACGACACCGGAACCGGTTGAACAGCCCACACGTGATTTGGATGACATCTCGTTGGACATCCAGTCATTGCATGGCACCCTCGAACAGCTGTCGAATGATCTGGGCACTTCGCTTGGCGAAGAATTGCTCGTCTCACTCCGACAAGGGCTGCAGGAGGGCATTGCCCAAATTGACGCGGCAACCAAAGCCGGCGACCCGACCGCCTTGCGGCAGGCCACTCACAAACTGAAAGGCAGCACCCGTCAACTGGGCCTGACCGGCACGGCAAACTTGGCAGAGGCGGCAGAGCATGCCGTGCGTGATGGCCATCTCGACCAGGCCACGACGCTGTCGCGTGACTTGTCC
- a CDS encoding peroxiredoxin, which translates to MKTVGQKVEAFSVVGVKPGFNNHEENGVSAFETVTEASFAGKWKIVYFYPKDFTFVCPTEIVEFNKLAKQFEERDAVLLGGSTDNEFVKLAWRRDHKDLDRLAHWQFADVTGSLVDQLGVRDAAAGVALRATFVIDPDNVIQHVSVNNLNVGRNPAEILRILDGLQTDELCPCNRPVGGATL; encoded by the coding sequence ATGAAAACCGTTGGTCAGAAGGTAGAAGCATTCTCTGTTGTTGGTGTAAAGCCTGGTTTCAACAACCATGAAGAAAACGGCGTCTCTGCATTTGAGACCGTGACGGAGGCTTCCTTCGCCGGCAAGTGGAAGATCGTCTATTTCTACCCGAAAGATTTCACGTTTGTGTGCCCAACCGAGATCGTCGAATTCAACAAGCTGGCCAAGCAGTTTGAAGAGCGTGACGCGGTGCTGCTGGGGGGCTCGACTGACAATGAATTCGTCAAGCTGGCCTGGCGACGTGACCATAAAGACCTGGATCGCTTGGCGCACTGGCAGTTTGCCGATGTGACTGGCTCTCTGGTTGACCAGCTGGGGGTGCGTGACGCCGCTGCCGGTGTTGCACTGCGCGCCACATTTGTGATCGACCCTGACAATGTCATCCAGCATGTTTCCGTCAACAATCTGAACGTTGGGCGCAACCCTGCGGAAATCCTGCGTATTCTGGATGGCCTGCAGACAGATGAGCTGTGCCCTTGCAACCGTCCGGTTGGCGGCGCCACGCTGTGA
- a CDS encoding carboxymuconolactone decarboxylase family protein — protein MEFLEPIKAKIPDFAKDVRLNLDSAILRSSLTPQDAVGAALAAAFAAKSPELVAVFRQSGVLSPEEEQAALSAAAIMGMTNVYYSFVDMASDADLKTLPAQIRMNAYQNHGGVDKRRFELYALSASAVGKCKFCVSSHADVLKQEGMNATALRDIGRIAAVVTAAAQVLALGA, from the coding sequence ATGGAGTTTCTGGAGCCGATCAAAGCCAAGATTCCGGATTTCGCCAAAGATGTCCGTTTGAATCTCGATAGCGCCATCCTGCGCTCAAGCCTGACCCCGCAAGACGCGGTGGGGGCTGCGCTGGCTGCGGCGTTTGCCGCCAAGAGCCCCGAGCTGGTGGCGGTCTTCCGTCAAAGTGGAGTGCTGTCGCCGGAGGAAGAACAAGCTGCTTTGAGTGCAGCCGCAATCATGGGCATGACCAATGTCTATTACAGCTTTGTCGATATGGCGAGCGATGCCGATCTGAAAACCCTGCCCGCCCAGATTCGCATGAATGCCTATCAAAACCACGGCGGCGTGGATAAGCGCCGATTCGAGCTGTATGCCTTGTCGGCCAGCGCAGTGGGTAAATGCAAGTTCTGCGTGTCATCCCACGCCGATGTGTTGAAACAGGAAGGCATGAATGCGACTGCTTTGCGTGATATCGGGCGGATCGCAGCAGTGGTGACTGCCGCCGCGCAAGTGCTGGCTTTGGGAGCGTAA
- a CDS encoding Rrf2 family transcriptional regulator, producing MQLTRFTDLGLRVLMYLTYHDRDGYVTISEIADQFAVPHNHLIKVVNKLGKLGWIYAVRGRNGGLKLVSEPSQLKLGRILRELEGSTQLIDCETPVCALNAGCRLKAALDVGLEAFYTAMDTYTLADIVATPTGDKIIQMHRQYINLHLA from the coding sequence ATGCAATTGACTCGATTTACTGATCTCGGCCTGCGGGTGCTGATGTATCTGACTTATCACGACCGTGACGGTTATGTGACCATCAGCGAGATTGCCGACCAATTCGCGGTTCCCCATAACCATCTGATCAAGGTCGTGAACAAGTTGGGCAAGCTGGGTTGGATCTATGCTGTGCGGGGTCGCAACGGCGGATTGAAATTGGTGTCTGAGCCCAGCCAGCTGAAACTGGGCCGGATTCTGCGGGAGCTGGAAGGTAGCACCCAATTGATCGATTGCGAGACACCGGTCTGCGCATTGAATGCGGGCTGTCGGTTGAAGGCCGCGCTGGATGTCGGCCTGGAAGCCTTTTATACAGCGATGGATACCTATACCCTGGCTGATATCGTGGCCACCCCGACGGGTGACAAGATCATCCAGATGCATCGGCAATACATCAACCTGCATTTGGCATGA
- a CDS encoding group III truncated hemoglobin, which translates to MQDIAQLIGKEQVAKVVSQFYQAIRQHETLKEPFLIVADWPHHEEILTHFWWVTLGGERYLDYTYQVAPKHMQAGFTPALLVDWLALFEQTISQCLPADLATPWLERAHRIGKSLVLLHQFHADNQVAIDS; encoded by the coding sequence ATGCAAGATATAGCCCAGTTGATTGGTAAAGAGCAGGTGGCCAAGGTGGTCAGCCAGTTTTATCAGGCGATCCGACAGCATGAGACGCTGAAGGAACCTTTTTTGATTGTGGCGGATTGGCCGCACCATGAAGAGATTCTGACCCATTTCTGGTGGGTGACCCTGGGTGGCGAGCGCTATCTCGATTACACCTATCAAGTGGCCCCGAAACATATGCAGGCGGGTTTTACCCCCGCGTTGCTGGTGGACTGGCTGGCATTGTTCGAGCAGACCATCTCGCAATGTCTGCCAGCTGATCTGGCTACGCCCTGGTTGGAACGGGCTCATCGGATAGGTAAATCGCTGGTGCTGTTACACCAATTCCACGCAGACAATCAGGTGGCAATCGACTCGTAA
- a CDS encoding globin domain-containing protein, giving the protein MLTPETLSLIQATVPVLREHVEDITRHFYNRMFTHHPELKNLFNLGNQASGEQQQALAGAVYAYAANIHNPAALAPVLERIAHKHASLGITPPQYLIVGRHLLAAIAEVLGKAATPDILAAWDQAYWLLAMELVAIEAKLYQQAGWQAGQTWRQVKVTKIEPASQDALSFYLQDPQGGVLPTFLAGQYLSVALDVPALGLRQIRQYSFSNAPDDRTWRITVRRVAQADTPAGMISNQLHDTVKVGDWLEVGPPSGEFTLDQTTDRPILLLGAGVGVTPLVSMLKQLIRTQPHRQVLLGLAGTSTQYLPLWQDVRTDLAGLPNATCHLWLEQPDMTPPTEAHIHPGRMNLSDLDSIPLDAEIYLCGSLPFMRAQREWLLANGFDVSQIRYEVFGPDLLGGLD; this is encoded by the coding sequence GTGCTGACACCTGAAACCTTGTCCCTCATCCAAGCAACCGTACCCGTATTGAGAGAGCATGTCGAGGACATCACCCGCCATTTCTATAACCGCATGTTTACCCATCACCCCGAGCTCAAAAACCTGTTCAACCTGGGCAACCAGGCATCCGGCGAACAGCAGCAAGCACTGGCTGGGGCTGTGTACGCTTACGCTGCCAACATTCATAACCCAGCAGCGTTGGCGCCGGTGTTGGAGCGCATCGCCCATAAGCACGCCAGCCTGGGAATCACACCGCCGCAGTATCTGATCGTAGGGCGTCATCTGCTGGCCGCCATCGCAGAAGTATTGGGCAAGGCAGCCACACCTGACATCCTGGCGGCCTGGGATCAGGCTTATTGGCTGTTGGCCATGGAGCTGGTCGCGATCGAGGCCAAACTGTATCAACAAGCTGGATGGCAAGCTGGCCAAACCTGGCGACAGGTCAAGGTGACCAAGATCGAGCCCGCATCGCAGGACGCCTTGAGCTTTTACCTGCAAGATCCGCAGGGCGGTGTGCTGCCAACCTTCCTGGCTGGGCAATACCTGAGTGTCGCACTGGACGTACCCGCCTTGGGTCTGCGCCAGATCCGGCAATACAGCTTCTCCAATGCTCCGGATGACCGTACCTGGCGCATCACTGTTCGCCGTGTCGCACAGGCGGATACCCCGGCAGGCATGATCTCCAACCAACTGCATGACACAGTCAAAGTAGGGGATTGGCTGGAGGTCGGCCCGCCATCAGGCGAGTTCACGCTCGATCAGACCACGGACCGACCCATCCTATTACTCGGCGCGGGCGTTGGCGTGACCCCGCTGGTGTCCATGCTCAAACAGCTGATCCGCACCCAGCCACACCGCCAGGTTCTGCTGGGCTTGGCCGGCACATCGACCCAATATCTACCACTCTGGCAAGATGTCCGCACAGACTTGGCAGGTTTACCCAACGCCACCTGCCATCTCTGGCTTGAGCAGCCGGACATGACGCCGCCGACAGAGGCACACATACACCCGGGACGCATGAATCTATCTGACCTGGACAGCATCCCGCTGGATGCTGAAATCTACCTCTGTGGATCGCTACCCTTCATGCGTGCTCAGCGGGAATGGTTACTGGCAAATGGATTCGATGTGTCACAGATCCGCTACGAAGTCTTCGGCCCGGATCTGCTGGGTGGCCTGGATTGA